In Flavobacteriales bacterium, a genomic segment contains:
- the hchA gene encoding protein deglycase HchA: MLKNILGIAPKLESDGSYSPSKLALKLATVNKTDYEKISCSKYNGKKSKILVVFTEQKNLKMKNGKLFSTGNHPIEALLPMLHLKNAGFEFEIATQTGKPVVFEMWAFPEKDEHVKSIYNELESSFKHPTKLQEFIDNSFDKTESYAAVFIPGGHGSMIGIPEDINVGKILNWAHENDLFTISLCHGPGSFLATTLNNQKFLYEGYNMAVFPDSVDNQTPMFGFLPGKMPYGLSEKLKSLGVNLVNTKMDKTVCLDRKLITGSSPLASNNLGKLAAETLLKALK, translated from the coding sequence CAGTCCTTCTAAACTCGCTCTAAAACTTGCAACTGTTAATAAAACTGATTATGAAAAAATTTCATGCTCAAAATACAATGGTAAAAAGTCAAAAATATTAGTTGTGTTCACAGAACAAAAAAACTTGAAAATGAAAAATGGCAAATTGTTTTCAACTGGAAATCATCCAATTGAGGCATTATTGCCAATGTTACATTTAAAAAATGCAGGCTTTGAATTCGAAATAGCTACTCAGACGGGTAAGCCAGTCGTATTTGAAATGTGGGCGTTTCCAGAAAAAGATGAGCATGTTAAGTCAATTTATAACGAACTAGAATCAAGTTTTAAACATCCAACCAAACTACAAGAATTTATAGATAATTCATTTGATAAAACTGAATCCTATGCCGCCGTTTTCATTCCTGGAGGACATGGATCAATGATTGGAATACCAGAGGATATTAATGTTGGCAAAATTTTAAATTGGGCGCATGAAAATGACTTATTCACTATAAGCCTCTGCCATGGACCTGGTTCTTTTTTAGCAACTACTTTGAACAATCAAAAATTTCTTTATGAGGGATACAATATGGCTGTATTCCCTGATTCTGTTGACAATCAAACACCTATGTTTGGCTTTTTACCTGGTAAAATGCCTTATGGGTTGAGTGAAAAATTAAAAAGTCTTGGTGTAAATCTCGTAAATACTAAAATGGATAAAACGGTTTGCTTAGATAGAAAGCTAATCACAGGCTCAAGTCCTTTGGCTTCAAACAATTTAGGGAAATTAGCCGCAGAAACATTGTTGAAAGCCTTAAAATAA